One bacterium genomic region harbors:
- a CDS encoding DUF4962 domain-containing protein, producing MPRRIPSLIAIVLLSLFSFQIGNASPSTPAAVQRPLDNPNLGHPRLLISAAKFDSLRAGLNGSHAWLWERYCQDLPHMVAAARAEHASNDQRYEGDLAIELAFAWRMTGSDSLRDLARSHLLKLTDPKAWEAPEDLIYLIGSHFLIGIGLAYDWMYDELSPQERAQIVACLAKQAEAQFESIDTGRIWWRNQYYQNHSHSNYCGLAFAAAALYGEDERAAKWLGACEPFFEKIFSVMPPDGSSVEGYAYAGYGAEYLLNYAMLSRELLGKDYTTTPWMQHLAAFLVQGVLPSCTAERWAMTFGDGPQRGWSSTAQHLFLLANLYRDSQAQWMARFTTTLRPTGLGGRGWMMLLYYDPSVPEADPKDLPTFSQFPEIGQAMLRSSWTDTAATLIGFKCGPAMSLSQAKNATFDWGTGHAEPDAGSFQIFSHGQFLATGGLYLGYKRSLDFNEMLFKGRGELGSDAPGFGSAEALKFGHYPLLVTTSADSLYDLSVGDVTSAYHPALGLKRYLRRLLFLKPDILLVADRFELADTGILYNYPGPQIQTGGGLGHNDNGQVSGTDGEAWVTFDGKPGTYQIYLNYLDNEPGKGDYCLTVDSDTVHSWKSDNFDRDDNLLEVSPSVELKKGSRITFHGANLPAEFRMNKIVAFSSTVSEKPSATWQLQLEPQAVVTRAANGLSAAVGGACLDVLPLLPAGCRTAFERNDLLGTSTEPFNYMTLTRVTVEPPLSGGSTTLLNLLYCRNGQTAALKEVRASAAPDGSLEVSFIRQGKKVSLTWNLEQNKVDVQE from the coding sequence ATGCCGCGCCGCATTCCGAGCCTTATCGCAATCGTCCTTCTTTCCCTGTTCTCCTTCCAGATCGGCAATGCCAGCCCGAGCACTCCGGCCGCGGTGCAGCGTCCGCTTGACAATCCCAATCTGGGCCACCCCCGTCTGCTGATAAGCGCCGCCAAGTTCGACAGCCTGCGCGCCGGGCTGAACGGCAGCCACGCCTGGCTCTGGGAGCGCTACTGCCAGGACCTTCCGCACATGGTGGCCGCAGCGCGCGCCGAGCACGCCTCGAATGACCAACGCTACGAGGGCGATCTGGCGATAGAGCTGGCGTTCGCCTGGCGCATGACCGGCAGCGACAGCCTGCGCGATCTGGCCCGCTCCCACCTGCTCAAGCTCACCGACCCCAAGGCCTGGGAGGCCCCCGAGGACTTGATCTACCTGATCGGCAGCCATTTCCTGATCGGGATCGGCCTGGCCTACGACTGGATGTACGATGAGCTGAGCCCGCAGGAGCGCGCCCAGATCGTGGCCTGCCTGGCCAAGCAGGCCGAGGCGCAGTTCGAGTCCATCGACACGGGACGGATCTGGTGGCGCAACCAGTACTACCAGAACCACTCGCATTCCAACTATTGCGGCCTGGCGTTCGCCGCCGCGGCCCTGTACGGCGAGGATGAGCGGGCCGCGAAATGGCTGGGCGCGTGTGAGCCGTTCTTCGAGAAGATATTTTCCGTGATGCCGCCGGACGGCTCCTCGGTGGAGGGCTACGCCTACGCCGGCTACGGTGCGGAATACCTGCTTAACTACGCCATGCTCTCGCGCGAGCTGCTGGGCAAGGACTACACCACCACCCCCTGGATGCAGCACCTGGCCGCGTTCCTGGTGCAGGGAGTTCTGCCCAGTTGCACCGCCGAGCGCTGGGCCATGACTTTCGGCGACGGCCCCCAGCGCGGCTGGAGTTCCACCGCCCAGCACCTGTTCCTTCTGGCCAATCTCTACCGCGACAGCCAGGCCCAGTGGATGGCCCGGTTCACAACCACGCTCAGGCCCACCGGCCTGGGCGGGCGCGGCTGGATGATGCTGCTCTACTACGACCCCTCTGTCCCCGAGGCCGACCCGAAAGACCTGCCCACTTTCAGCCAGTTCCCCGAGATCGGCCAGGCCATGCTACGCTCCAGCTGGACCGACACCGCGGCCACCCTGATCGGGTTCAAGTGCGGCCCGGCGATGAGCCTGTCCCAGGCCAAAAACGCCACGTTCGACTGGGGCACCGGGCACGCCGAGCCGGATGCAGGCTCGTTCCAGATTTTCTCGCACGGCCAGTTCCTGGCCACCGGCGGCCTCTACTTAGGCTACAAGCGCAGCCTGGACTTCAACGAGATGCTGTTCAAGGGACGCGGCGAGCTGGGCTCGGACGCACCCGGTTTCGGCTCGGCCGAGGCGCTCAAGTTCGGGCACTACCCGCTGCTGGTCACAACCTCCGCGGACAGCCTCTACGACCTGTCGGTCGGGGATGTAACCAGCGCCTACCACCCAGCCCTGGGACTCAAGCGCTACCTGCGCCGCCTTCTGTTCCTGAAACCGGATATCCTGCTGGTCGCCGACCGGTTCGAGCTGGCCGACACGGGCATCCTGTATAACTACCCCGGCCCGCAGATCCAGACCGGCGGCGGCCTGGGCCACAACGACAACGGCCAGGTGAGCGGCACGGACGGTGAGGCGTGGGTGACGTTCGACGGCAAGCCGGGGACATACCAGATATACCTCAATTACCTGGACAACGAGCCCGGAAAGGGCGATTATTGCCTGACCGTGGACAGCGACACGGTCCATAGCTGGAAGAGCGACAATTTCGACCGGGACGACAACCTGTTGGAGGTCTCCCCGTCGGTGGAGCTGAAAAAAGGCAGCCGGATCACGTTCCACGGCGCGAACCTTCCCGCCGAGTTCCGGATGAACAAGATCGTGGCTTTCAGCTCCACGGTGAGCGAAAAGCCCAGCGCCACCTGGCAGCTCCAGCTTGAGCCGCAGGCTGTAGTGACCAGGGCCGCCAACGGCCTGAGCGCCGCGGTCGGCGGGGCCTGCCTGGACGTGCTGCCGCTTCTGCCCGCGGGCTGCCGGACCGCTTTCGAGCGGAACGATTTGCTGGGCACCTCAACCGAGCCGTTCAATTACATGACTCTGACCCGTGTGACTGTCGAGCCGCCGCTCTCCGGCGGCAGCACCACCCTGCTCAACCTGCTCTATTGTCGCAACGGACAGACTGCGGCGCTGAAAGAGGTCCGGGCCTCCGCCGCGCCGGATGGCAGCCTTGAGGTCAGCTTCATCCGTCAGGGCAAAAAGGTGAGCCTCACCTGGAACCTGGAACAGAACAAGGTGGATGTTCAGGAATAG